From the Corticium candelabrum chromosome 2, ooCorCand1.1, whole genome shotgun sequence genome, one window contains:
- the LOC134198586 gene encoding uncharacterized protein LOC134198586 gives MGAKSSTHIKAKRLLQSLCENHRTILGVNRFEQCQERLTTRVLAETFGMHWTIPDITMEQRLKWLDHVGRMNEERLPKKLMFGELRKTRPCHGTRKRWRYLVSQDLQLVDTKNVWYQRCQDRNGWFSLCQRGVEKKII, from the exons ATGGGTGCTAAAAGCTCAACACACATAAAGGCTAAACGTCTTCTACAATCGTTGTGTGAGAACCATAGAACCATACTTGGAGTCAACAGATTTGAGCAATGTCAGGAGAGGTTAACAACACGAGTTTTAGCTGAAACTTTTGGCATGCATTGGACAATCCCTGACATCACAATGGAGCAGCGATTGAAGTGGCTGGATCATGTGGGTAGAATGAATGAGGAACGACTTCCAAAGAAACTGATGTTTGGGGAATTGAGGAAGACAAGACCTTGCCATGGAACAAGAAAGAGATGGAGATATCTAGTTAGTCAAGATCTGCAATTAGTAGATACCAAAAACGTCTGGTACCAGAGATGCCAAGACCGGAATGGGTGGTTTAGTCTTTGTCAAAGGGGTGTTGAGAAG AAGATCATTTAG
- the LOC134198322 gene encoding probable serine/threonine-protein kinase DDB_G0281745 produces MAAKSDTLQRRPGYKQQLEEIKGIIDTTILEEGESWFLINVDWFEQWKMYVDYDSSNSSQTGLESVVPGLIDNTDLFKDESFTDLRPNMTNEHDYYLLPLAAWEKLFTWYGVLDGQNPVERKVILQGRYLKHLKVEVYMTSVKLCLFTNQNAVKIKEYSKAEILENILKEIKQLFGIQDCLAVRLWLGYMSSFIKRIDRMDLTLQECSIYTGQSLVLEVKNEDGTWPRDKPGSHEPVYRQQSLKQAEMSDEQQVNTMTSQQFSKQAEMSDEQQVNTMTSQQFSKQAEMSDEQQVNTMTSQQFSKQGEMSDEQQVNTMTSIRQSPRNREGMEDEQLKPQQIQQIEQLTQDGSANDEQIEQWRQQNADLEKSWKDDQLQRDQALTEERKEKGELRQMSQQEQEDKQKNLDEAQHQIEEINEQKENLQQLLNEKETEKANLVELLADADAAIERYQERQRNEVVKIPSCNIMLTGTELGRGAYGIVRVGCWRGCPVAVKLLYDHLAAVQRNIQLVQQEASVAWKIHHPNIASVCGVTLELEEKKAWIIMELLSGSMSGVIDACQGDVAPLTLREKVDMTHDSLCGLDYIHSMQPKEILHGDICPRNILVTATMRAKLGDLGAARFEDISLSVGVLSPQYTPPERFDAPTLRKSKKTDMYSFGVTMCELFTAILPDREQRMDQVLLIRQLNVRSLCKHLMRDDPATRPTAEDARNIISRMRETDEYKVCPPKRMVKGKMDGMENVTLA; encoded by the exons ATGGCGGCCAAAAGTGACACTCTACAAAGACGACCAGgctacaaacaacaacttgaaGAAATTAAAGGAATCATTGACACAACTATACTAGAAGAAGGTGAATCATG GTTTTTGATCAATGTCGACTGGTTTGAACAGTGGAAAATGTACGTTGATTACGACTCTTCGAATTCTTCTCAAACAGGGCTGGAGTCAGTAGTACCAGGTCTAATAGACAATACTGATCTCTTCAAGG ATGAATCGTTTACTGATTTGAGGCCTAACATGACTAACGAACATGATTACTACTTACTTCCTCTTGCAGCATGGGAAAAGCTGTTTACATGGTATGGTGTTCTTGATGGTCAGAACCCTGTGGAGAGAAAGGTCATTCTACAAGGACGATATTTGAAGCACCTGAAAGTGGAAGTTTATATGACTTCTGTTAAGTTGTGCCTCTTCACTAACCAAAATGCAGTGAAGATAAAGGAATATAGCAAGGCAGAGATATTGG AAAATATTTTAAAGGAGATAAAGCAGCTGTTTGGAATACAAGATTGTTTGGCAGTTCGACTGTGGTTAGGGTATATGAGTTCATTTATTAAACGTATTGATCGGATGGACCTTACTTTGCAAGAATGCAGCATCTACACTGGCCAG TCTCTCGTGCTAGAAGTGAAAAATGAAGATGGCACTTGGCCAAGAGACAAACCAGGTTCACATGAACCG GTGTACAGACAACAATCTTTAAAACAGGCAGAAATGAGTGATGAGCAGCAAGTAAATACCATGACGTCACAACAATTTTCGAAACAGGCAGAAATGAGTGATGAACAGCAAGTAAATACCATGACGTCACAACAATTTTCGAAACAGGCAGAAATGAGTGATGAACAGCAAGTAAATACCATGACGTCACAACAATTTTCGAAACAGGGAGAAATGAGTGATGAACAGCAAGTAAATACCATGACGTCTATACGGCAATCTCCAAGGAATCGGGAGGGAATGGAAGATGAGCAATTAAAACCACAGCAGATTCAACAGATAGAACAACTGACGCAGGACGGTTCAGCAAATGATGAGCAAATCGAGCAATGGAGACAGCAGAACGCTGATTTAGAAAAGTCATGGAAAGACGATCAACTGCAAAGAGATCAGGCACTTACTGAAGAGAGAAAAGAGAAAGGGGAACTGAGGCAAATGTCACAGCaagaacaagaagacaaacagaaaaatctTGATGAAGCTCAACACCAGATTGAGGAAATAAATGAACAGAAAGAAAATCTCCAGCAATTACTAAATGAAAAGGAAACCGAAAAGGCAAACTTGGTAGAGCTGCTGGCAGATGCTGACGCAGCAATTGAACGATACCAGGAAAGACAACGCAACGAAGTTGTCAAGATTCCTTCATGTAATATTATGTTGACTGGCACAGAACTTGGACGTGGAGCATATGGAA TTGTTCGTGTTGGATGTTGGCGTGGTTGTCCTGTGGCCGTCAAGTTGTTGTATGATCATTTGGCTGCTGTTCAACGCAACATTCAACTTGTTCAACAAGAAGCATCTGTAGCATGGAAGATACATCATCCAAACATTGCTTctgtttgtggtgtcactCTGGAGTTAGAAGAGAAGAAGGCATGGATTATCATGGAATTACTTAGCGGCTCCATGTCTGGTGTGATTGATGCATGTCAAGGAGATGTTGCACCTCTCACTCTACGAGAAAAAGTTGACATGACACATGATTCTTTGTGTGGACTTGATTACATTCACTCGATG CAACCTAAGGAGATTCTGCACGGTGACATCTGTCCTAGAAACATCCTGGTTACAGCAACGATGAGAGCCAAGCTGGGTGATCTAGGAGCTGCTCGTTTTGAAGATATTTCACTTTCAGTTGGCGTGCTCAGTCCACAATACACCCCTCCTGAGAGATTTGATGCTCCAACTTTACGAAAAAGCAAGAAAACCGACATGTACAGTTTTGGAGTGACCATGTGCGAGCTGTTTACTGCCATTCTCCCAGATCGTGAACAAAGGATGGATCAAGTCTTACTCATCCGTCAGCTAAATGTTCGTTCCTTGTGTAAGCACTTGATGAGAGATGATCCTGCAACGCGACCAACAGCTGAAGATGCTCGCAATATTATTAGCCGTATGCGGGAGACAGACGAGTATAAAGTATGTCCTCCTAAACGGATGGTAAAGGGCAAGATGGATGGAATGGAGAATGTTACTCTTGCCTAG
- the LOC134198480 gene encoding ankyrin repeat domain-containing protein 50-like, with the protein MNEKLLFEVVERGDIQLVTRFLDVGVDINGCYCGDTLLIKACKNNQKEMVEFLLTKSADVNGTGIGGWTCLMKAARYGFHDIVDILLKTKDINVMKKERCGGWTAIHLAAMNNHVTIVERLLSCSVPVDINDNEGCTPLWWAAFYGHLCYVDVLLKHGASPQHESKSGISPLEVAKLRGHSDVVKMMEEAIRLRSHPYMMGHVSVMRHQYGQRIM; encoded by the exons atgaaCGAAAAATTATTGTTTGAAGTTGTGGAGAGAGGTGATATTCAGTTAGTAACGCGTTTTTTGGATGTCggagttgatatcaatggatGCTATTGTGGG gACACGCTTCTGATAAAAGCGTGTAAGAATAATCAGAAGGAAATGGTTGAGTTTCTACTCACTAAATCAGCAGATGTTAATGGGACTGGCATT GGTGGATGGACATGTTTGATGAAGGCAGCAAGGTATGGATTTCATGATATCGTGGATATACTTTTGAAGACCAAAGATATTAATGTGATGAAGAAAGAACGTTGt GGGGGATGGACAGCCATCCATCTTGCTGCAATgaataatcacgtgaccatagtCGAGAGACTtttgtcttgttctgttcctgttgatatcaatgacaacgaGGGTTGTACACCACTGTGGTGGGCTGCCTTTTATGGTCATTTGTGTTATGTTGATGTTCTCCTGAAACATGGAGCGAGTCCCCAACATGAGAG TAAGAGTGGAATATCACCACTGGAGGTTGCCAAGCTACGTGGTCACAGTGATGTGGTTAagatgatggaagaagccataagat TGAGATCTCATCCCTATATGATGGGTCATGTGTCTGTTATGAGACATCAATATGGACAGAGAATAATGTGA
- the LOC134198339 gene encoding caskin-1-like isoform X1: MCVVVALDVIHRPRTSLHNRIHNLRKMDMRMTTRKVTEILRIRLRQHNKLKAKIKLHLQEIKFALGVQKADLVQRIIRAIDELPDTSVPLGVPNNVSDWLKSLGLSQYQQQFVEAGYEGRSDIVNLVSLNQDILKNEIGVTKPGHLKKLQMALENVKHSTNREMATRQVKSVIDDLHKRSMAASPER; this comes from the exons ATGTGTGTGGTTGTTGCACTGGATGTCATCCACCGACCTCGGACGAGTCTTCACAACAGAATCCACAACCTCCGAAAGATGGACATGAGAATGACAACGCGGAAGGTAACGGAAATCCTTCGGATTCGTCTTCGTCAGCACAACAAGCTGAAAGCGAAAATCAAGCTGCACCTGCAA GAGATCAAATTTGCACTGGGAGTGCAAAAAGCTGATCTTGTTCAGCGAATAATCCGGGCGATTGACGAGCTACCTGACACATCTGTACCACTAGGCGTTCCC AATAACGTATCTGATTGGTTAAAGTCGCTTGGTCTATCTCAGTACCAACAACAGTTTGTAGAAGCTGGATACGAAGGAAGAAGTGACATAGTCAATCTGGTCTCTCTAAATCAAgatattttgaaaaatgaaatcGGCGTAACCAAGCCAG GACATTTGAAAAAGCTACAAATGGCCTTGGAAAATGTCAAGCATTCAACTAATCGTGAAATGGCAACACGCCAAGTAAAGAGTGTCATCGATGACTTACACAAACGAAGCATGGCTGCCAGCCCAGAGAGATAG
- the LOC134198339 gene encoding ephrin type-A receptor 2-like isoform X2 — protein MFETAGYPDTSSFIEIQGEEIKFALGVQKADLVQRIIRAIDELPDTSVPLGVPNNVSDWLKSLGLSQYQQQFVEAGYEGRSDIVNLVSLNQDILKNEIGVTKPGHLKKLQMALENVKHSTNREMATRQVKSVIDDLHKRSMAASPER, from the exons ATG TTTGAAACTGCAGGATATCCCGACACCTCATCTTTTATCGAAATTCAGGGAGAG GAGATCAAATTTGCACTGGGAGTGCAAAAAGCTGATCTTGTTCAGCGAATAATCCGGGCGATTGACGAGCTACCTGACACATCTGTACCACTAGGCGTTCCC AATAACGTATCTGATTGGTTAAAGTCGCTTGGTCTATCTCAGTACCAACAACAGTTTGTAGAAGCTGGATACGAAGGAAGAAGTGACATAGTCAATCTGGTCTCTCTAAATCAAgatattttgaaaaatgaaatcGGCGTAACCAAGCCAG GACATTTGAAAAAGCTACAAATGGCCTTGGAAAATGTCAAGCATTCAACTAATCGTGAAATGGCAACACGCCAAGTAAAGAGTGTCATCGATGACTTACACAAACGAAGCATGGCTGCCAGCCCAGAGAGATAG